A section of the Dyella terrae genome encodes:
- the ppa gene encoding inorganic diphosphatase, with the protein MGLHLVSAGRDVPNEINVIIEIPKDSEPVKYEVEKESGAIFVDRILSTPMRYPCNYGYVPGTLGGDGDPLDALVILPLPLVPGSVIRCHPVGMLKMTDEAGADEKLVVVPVSKIFNGYGHIKDIKEVSAHWLERIGHFFEHYKDLEKGKWVKVDGWVGADEAKAEIIAGIARYKADTKK; encoded by the coding sequence ATGGGTCTGCATCTCGTCTCCGCCGGCCGCGACGTGCCGAACGAAATCAACGTCATCATCGAAATCCCCAAGGATTCCGAGCCGGTCAAGTACGAGGTGGAGAAGGAAAGCGGCGCGATCTTCGTCGACCGCATCCTGTCCACGCCCATGCGCTACCCGTGCAACTACGGCTACGTGCCGGGCACCCTGGGCGGCGACGGCGACCCGCTGGACGCACTGGTGATCCTGCCGCTGCCGCTGGTGCCGGGCTCGGTGATCCGCTGCCATCCGGTGGGCATGCTCAAGATGACCGACGAAGCCGGTGCCGACGAGAAGCTGGTGGTCGTGCCGGTGTCCAAGATCTTCAACGGCTACGGCCACATCAAGGACATCAAGGAAGTCTCGGCCCACTGGCTGGAGCGCATCGGCCACTTCTTCGAGCACTACAAGGACCTGGAGAAGGGCAAGTGGGTGAAGGTGGACGGCTGGGTCGGCGCCGACGAGGCCAAGGCGGAAATCATCGCCGGCATCGCGCGCTACAAGGCTGACACCAAGAAGTAA
- a CDS encoding protein-L-isoaspartate O-methyltransferase family protein: MAMNFEQARQNMVENQVRPWEVLDSRVLEVLSRLRREDFVAPEHRKLAFADLSLPLGHGEVMMKPVIEGRVLQALELTENDHVLEIGTGSGFLTACMASLSAHVTSVDIHADFTAVAGQRLAQAGIANVKLDTGEAVNAWQPAGQFDAVVITGAVHEIPPRFLGWLKPGGRLLAVRGQSPAQQVVLLTHEGEGRYREEGILETDLPYLIHAEPPRRFVF; encoded by the coding sequence ATGGCGATGAACTTCGAACAGGCGCGGCAAAACATGGTTGAAAACCAGGTGCGCCCCTGGGAGGTACTGGACAGCCGCGTGCTGGAAGTACTCAGCCGCTTGCGTCGCGAAGACTTCGTCGCCCCGGAGCATCGCAAGCTGGCCTTCGCCGACCTGAGCCTCCCGCTCGGCCACGGCGAAGTGATGATGAAGCCGGTGATCGAAGGCCGCGTGCTGCAGGCGCTGGAACTCACCGAGAACGACCACGTGCTGGAAATCGGCACCGGTTCGGGCTTCCTCACCGCCTGCATGGCGAGCCTGTCGGCGCATGTCACCAGCGTGGATATCCATGCCGATTTCACGGCCGTCGCGGGCCAGCGTCTTGCCCAGGCCGGCATTGCCAACGTGAAGCTGGACACCGGTGAGGCGGTCAACGCCTGGCAGCCGGCGGGCCAGTTCGACGCGGTGGTGATCACCGGTGCCGTGCACGAGATCCCGCCGCGTTTCCTGGGCTGGCTCAAGCCGGGCGGCCGCCTTCTGGCGGTGCGCGGCCAGTCGCCCGCACAACAAGTTGTACTGCTCACCCACGAAGGCGAAGGCCGGTATCGCGAGGAAGGCATTCTGGAGACGGACCTGCCGTACCTGATCCACGCCGAACCGCCCCGCCGCTTCGTGTTCTGA
- a CDS encoding DUF2333 family protein, which yields MSSKDPTVRSNHLVLRLVLAVLAALVLLICIAMWWWDTEPDPFDPTAVTQSELMLLKRPGTAGAETTITLIHSVEVLLNKRGGYLSNDKLPPGVLMDNIPNWELGSLTADRDLVRALRNDFSRSQTQSTEDKDLAEADPLLSSPHDRWLMPSTESQYREAVHHLRAYLDRLTDDDPSNAHFYPRADNLADYLQVASTRLGSLSQRLSASVGQIRIDNVPSSDIPAGASTVAAPGGGQLVKTPWTHVDDNFYEARGYTWTLLAQLKAFQRDFGPVLKTRNADMSLQQVIRELEEAQKPFRSPMVMNGSPFGLFANHSLVMANYVSRANAALIDLRELLRRG from the coding sequence ATGTCGTCGAAGGATCCCACCGTCCGCTCGAACCACCTCGTGTTGCGCCTTGTGCTCGCTGTGCTCGCCGCACTGGTGCTGCTGATCTGCATCGCCATGTGGTGGTGGGATACGGAGCCCGATCCGTTTGATCCGACCGCCGTGACCCAGAGCGAGCTGATGCTGCTCAAGCGGCCGGGTACCGCCGGTGCCGAAACCACGATCACCCTGATCCACTCCGTCGAGGTGCTGCTCAACAAGCGCGGCGGCTACCTCAGCAACGACAAGCTGCCGCCCGGCGTGTTGATGGACAACATTCCCAACTGGGAACTGGGTTCGCTCACCGCCGATCGCGACCTGGTGCGGGCCCTGCGCAACGACTTCAGCCGCTCGCAGACGCAGTCCACCGAGGACAAGGACCTGGCCGAAGCCGACCCGCTGCTGTCCAGTCCCCATGATCGCTGGCTGATGCCCAGCACCGAGAGCCAGTACCGCGAAGCCGTGCATCATCTGCGCGCCTACCTCGATCGCCTCACGGACGACGATCCGAGCAACGCCCATTTCTACCCGCGCGCCGACAATCTCGCCGATTACCTGCAAGTGGCATCGACGCGCCTCGGCTCGTTGTCGCAGCGCCTGTCAGCCAGCGTCGGCCAGATTCGCATCGACAACGTGCCGTCGTCCGATATTCCGGCAGGTGCCTCCACGGTCGCGGCGCCCGGTGGCGGCCAGTTGGTGAAGACGCCCTGGACGCATGTCGACGACAATTTCTACGAAGCGCGCGGCTACACCTGGACTTTGCTGGCGCAACTCAAAGCCTTCCAGCGCGATTTCGGCCCGGTGCTCAAGACGCGCAACGCGGACATGAGCCTGCAGCAGGTGATCCGCGAACTCGAAGAGGCGCAGAAGCCCTTCCGCAGCCCCATGGTCATGAACGGCTCGCCGTTCGGCTTGTTCGCCAACCACTCGCTGGTGATGGCCAATTACGTCTCGCGCGCCAATGCCGCGCTGATCGACTTGCGTGAGCTGTTGCGCCGCGGTTAG
- the dkgB gene encoding 2,5-didehydrogluconate reductase DkgB, which yields MSIPAFGLGTFRLKDQAVIDSVTQALDLGYRAVDTAQIYDNEAPIGQAIADSQLPRASLFLTTKIWTDHFGRGRLIPSLKDSLQKLRTDYMDLTLIHWPSPKDEVPMEDYLGQLAEAKAQGLTRQIGVSNFTIDLLRRAIAIVGADAIATNQVEISPYLQNSKLAAFAKAQGIHLTSYMTLAYGKVLKDAVMEEIARKHGASTAQVALAWALKLGYSVIPSSTRRENLQSNLLAQQLTLDDEDMARIATLDRNERQANPAGLAPAWD from the coding sequence ATGAGCATTCCCGCCTTTGGCCTGGGCACCTTCCGCCTCAAGGACCAGGCCGTGATCGATTCGGTCACCCAGGCCCTGGACCTGGGCTATCGCGCCGTCGACACGGCCCAGATCTATGACAACGAGGCGCCCATCGGTCAGGCCATCGCCGACAGCCAGCTGCCGCGCGCGTCGTTGTTCCTCACCACGAAAATCTGGACGGATCACTTTGGCCGCGGCCGTCTGATCCCGAGCCTGAAGGACAGCCTGCAGAAGCTGCGCACCGACTACATGGACCTCACCCTGATCCACTGGCCGTCGCCGAAGGACGAGGTGCCGATGGAGGACTATCTCGGCCAGCTGGCGGAGGCGAAGGCGCAGGGCCTGACACGCCAGATCGGCGTATCGAATTTCACCATTGATCTGTTGCGTCGCGCGATCGCCATCGTGGGTGCGGACGCCATCGCCACCAACCAGGTGGAGATCAGTCCCTATCTGCAGAACAGCAAGCTTGCCGCGTTCGCGAAGGCACAAGGCATCCATCTCACGTCGTACATGACGTTGGCCTACGGCAAGGTGCTGAAGGATGCAGTCATGGAGGAGATCGCCCGCAAGCACGGCGCGTCAACCGCGCAGGTGGCGCTGGCATGGGCGCTCAAACTCGGTTACTCGGTGATTCCGTCGTCGACGCGCCGCGAAAACCTGCAAAGCAACCTGCTCGCGCAGCAACTTACGCTGGACGATGAAGACATGGCGCGCATCGCTACGCTCGATCGCAACGAACGTCAGGCCAATCCAGCCGGACTTGCGCCGGCCTGGGACTGA
- a CDS encoding TolC family outer membrane protein codes for MRLKLLTLALALTTFPLVGHSEDLLDAYREARANDPVLSQSDAQRLATGEGVNQARALLLPQVNGTYGISQTTGGRSVNTDPVTGIVTIGSDKLGHSRTRNLSGTLTQSVIDMSLWAGLKTAQSQRSAQDEQYEAALQALYVRVTTAYFGVLTAQDQLTFAQANEEAYKQAYEQSDQRFKVGLSAVTDVYQAKSYYELAKAQTISAQNTLNDSREALTQITGKPTGELKKLREELPMDAPTPADPNQWVEQALKNNPLVLSQQYSVDAAEHSVNQARSGHLPTIDASVNYGKSGTWYKNGTPAAIAAQNEVSGGTTVGLTLRVPIFAGGATQSRVRQSIYERDAAQDSLESQRRQVSRDTLNFYRSVGAGILQVQANKASVDSGQKALEATRAGFDVGTQTMLNVLNAIQTLTQAESSYSQARHQFILNKLQLKQAAGTIDLKDLEGVNTLLQ; via the coding sequence ATGCGTTTGAAGCTTCTGACCCTTGCCCTGGCCCTGACGACCTTCCCACTGGTCGGCCACAGCGAGGATTTGCTGGATGCATACCGAGAAGCACGCGCCAACGATCCGGTGCTGTCGCAGTCGGACGCCCAGCGTCTGGCCACCGGTGAAGGCGTGAACCAGGCGCGTGCCCTGCTGTTGCCGCAGGTCAACGGCACGTACGGCATCAGCCAGACCACCGGCGGCCGCAGCGTCAACACCGATCCGGTCACCGGCATCGTCACCATTGGCAGCGACAAGCTCGGTCACTCGCGCACCCGCAACCTGTCCGGCACGCTCACGCAGAGCGTGATCGACATGAGCCTGTGGGCTGGCCTGAAGACCGCCCAGTCGCAGCGCAGCGCGCAGGACGAACAGTACGAAGCCGCCCTGCAGGCGCTTTACGTGCGTGTCACCACCGCCTACTTCGGCGTGCTGACCGCGCAGGACCAGCTCACCTTCGCCCAGGCCAATGAAGAGGCCTACAAGCAGGCCTACGAGCAGTCGGACCAGCGCTTCAAGGTCGGCCTGTCGGCCGTGACCGACGTCTATCAGGCGAAGTCGTACTACGAGCTGGCTAAGGCGCAGACGATCTCCGCCCAGAACACGCTCAACGATTCGCGCGAAGCCCTGACGCAGATCACCGGCAAGCCCACGGGCGAGCTGAAGAAGCTGCGCGAGGAGCTGCCGATGGACGCGCCGACCCCGGCCGATCCGAACCAGTGGGTTGAGCAGGCGCTCAAGAACAACCCGCTGGTCCTGTCGCAGCAGTACTCGGTCGATGCGGCCGAGCACAGCGTGAACCAGGCTCGCTCCGGCCACCTGCCGACCATCGATGCCTCGGTGAACTACGGCAAGAGCGGAACCTGGTACAAGAACGGTACCCCGGCCGCTATCGCCGCCCAGAATGAAGTCAGCGGCGGCACCACGGTCGGCCTGACGCTGCGCGTGCCGATCTTTGCCGGTGGCGCCACGCAGTCGCGCGTGCGCCAGTCGATCTACGAGCGTGACGCGGCCCAGGACTCCCTGGAATCGCAGCGCCGCCAGGTCTCGCGTGACACCCTGAACTTCTACCGTTCGGTGGGCGCCGGCATCCTCCAGGTGCAGGCGAACAAGGCGTCGGTGGACTCCGGCCAGAAGGCCCTGGAAGCCACGCGTGCCGGCTTCGACGTGGGTACGCAGACCATGCTGAACGTGCTCAACGCGATTCAGACGCTGACCCAGGCCGAGAGCAGCTACTCGCAGGCCCGCCACCAGTTCATCCTCAACAAGCTGCAGCTGAAGCAGGCGGCCGGCACGATCGACCTGAAGGATCTGGAAGGCGTGAACACGCTGCTTCAGTAA
- a CDS encoding SDR family NAD(P)-dependent oxidoreductase: protein MNIDLSGKNALVTASTAGIGWSIAAGLAASGANVILNGRKPEVVQAAVEKLRRELHGANVEGVAADLSTAKGVQGVIDAVPSLDILVNNAGIFGPEPFFDVDDATWERYFQTNVMSGVRLSRYYMQGMLQRNWGRVVFISSESGLNIPADMIHYGVSKTAQIALANGLAKLAAGSGVTVNSVLPGPTLSDGFREMVREQHEREGTSYEEIGNDFVRKERATSIIQRISSTEEIANMVVYVCSPQASATTGVALRVDGGVVNTW, encoded by the coding sequence ATGAACATCGATCTGTCGGGCAAGAATGCCCTCGTCACGGCCTCGACCGCCGGCATCGGCTGGTCCATCGCCGCAGGCCTGGCCGCCAGTGGCGCCAACGTCATCCTCAACGGGCGCAAGCCGGAGGTGGTGCAGGCGGCTGTGGAAAAACTGCGCCGTGAACTGCACGGCGCGAATGTTGAAGGCGTCGCGGCCGATCTTTCGACGGCGAAGGGCGTGCAGGGCGTGATCGACGCCGTGCCCAGCCTCGACATCCTGGTCAATAACGCCGGCATCTTCGGCCCCGAGCCCTTCTTCGACGTCGACGATGCGACCTGGGAGCGCTACTTCCAGACCAACGTCATGTCCGGCGTGCGTCTCTCGCGCTATTACATGCAAGGCATGTTGCAGCGGAACTGGGGTCGCGTGGTGTTCATCTCGTCGGAGTCCGGCCTCAACATTCCGGCCGACATGATCCACTACGGCGTGAGCAAGACCGCGCAGATCGCTTTGGCGAACGGGCTGGCCAAACTCGCCGCCGGCAGCGGCGTCACCGTCAACAGCGTGTTGCCGGGTCCGACGCTGTCCGACGGATTCCGGGAGATGGTGCGCGAGCAGCACGAGCGCGAGGGCACGAGCTACGAGGAGATCGGCAACGATTTCGTGCGCAAGGAGCGCGCGACCTCCATCATCCAGCGAATTTCGTCGACCGAGGAAATCGCGAACATGGTGGTGTACGTGTGTTCGCCCCAGGCGTCCGCCACGACGGGCGTGGCGTTGCGGGTCGACGGTGGGGTGGTTAATACGTGGTAA
- a CDS encoding bestrophin family protein: MIVRERPGLRDIFFALRGSILPRVAPRLAVIGLVSLAAVWLVRAHPDVLSPLSGIPFTLIGIALSIFMSFRNNACYDRWWEGRKLWGQLIISSRSLARQTATLDEASRAPVLRGLCAFAHGLSARLRSQPEAPRMAPWVTLDDAGALPNPTDAVLREIGAHCQRLVAQKKLSDIHYSILETQLSELAHVQGACERIAGTPLPFAYSLLLHRTAHLFCLALPFAIAGTLGWWTPLPVLLISYTFFGLDALGDELVDPFGVEPNDLPLDAMARTVERDMRAAMGETDLPPPLQPDKFVLL; encoded by the coding sequence ATGATCGTTCGCGAGCGCCCTGGCCTGCGGGACATCTTTTTCGCCCTGCGTGGCTCGATCCTGCCGCGCGTGGCACCACGCCTGGCGGTCATCGGCCTGGTGAGCCTGGCCGCGGTCTGGCTGGTCCGCGCGCATCCTGATGTGCTGTCGCCACTGAGCGGCATTCCCTTCACGCTGATCGGCATCGCCCTGTCGATCTTCATGAGCTTCCGCAACAACGCCTGTTACGACCGGTGGTGGGAAGGCCGCAAGCTGTGGGGACAGCTGATCATCAGCAGCCGCTCGCTGGCGCGACAGACGGCGACGCTCGACGAAGCATCGCGCGCGCCGGTCCTGCGCGGTCTCTGTGCTTTCGCGCATGGATTGTCCGCACGCCTTCGCAGCCAGCCGGAAGCACCGCGCATGGCGCCCTGGGTCACGCTGGACGATGCCGGCGCGCTGCCCAATCCGACCGATGCCGTGCTGCGCGAGATCGGCGCGCACTGCCAGCGTCTCGTCGCGCAGAAAAAGCTCAGCGATATCCATTATTCGATCCTGGAAACGCAACTCAGTGAGCTGGCGCATGTGCAGGGCGCGTGCGAGCGCATCGCCGGCACGCCGCTGCCGTTTGCCTATTCGTTGCTGCTGCACCGGACGGCGCATCTGTTTTGCCTCGCCCTGCCTTTTGCCATCGCGGGCACGCTGGGCTGGTGGACGCCGCTGCCAGTGCTGCTGATCAGCTACACCTTCTTTGGCCTCGATGCGCTCGGCGACGAACTGGTGGATCCGTTCGGTGTCGAGCCCAATGATCTTCCGCTGGATGCCATGGCGCGCACCGTCGAACGCGACATGCGCGCGGCCATGGGCGAAACCGACCTGCCGCCGCCGCTGCAGCCGGACAAGTTCGTCCTGCTCTGA
- the thiC gene encoding phosphomethylpyrimidine synthase ThiC: MNAQPSELARAAQELSEAVTRPIPGSHKIYVQGSRADLKVPMREVCQAQTPTLFGGESNPNITMYDTSGPYTDPDYRVDLAAGLPALRATWIEERGDVERLDGLSSRFGRDRASDPKLDSIRFSHHLRQPLRAKAGANVTQMHYARQGIITPEMEYIAIRENQRIDALRESALRNQHPGEAFGAALPRLITPEFVRDEVARGRAIIPANINHPESEPMIIGRNFLTKINANIGNSAVSSGIAEEVEKLVWSIRWGGDTVMDLSTGKHIHETREWIIRNSPVPIGTVPIYQALEKVGGVAEELTWELFRDTLIEQAEQGVDYFTIHAGVLLRFVPLTAKRVTGIVSRGGSIMAKWCLAHHRENFLYTHFEDICEIMKAYDVSFSLGDGLRPGCVADANDAAQFGELDTLGELTQIAWKHDVQTMIEGPGHVPMQLIKENMERQLEKCHEAPFYTLGPLTTDIAPGYDHITSAIGAAMIGWFGTAMLCYVTPKEHLGLPNKQDVRDGIIAYKIAAHAADLAKGHPGAQVRDNALSKARFEFRWDDQFNLGLDPEKAREFHDETLPKDAHKSAHFCSMCGPKFCSMKITQDVRDYAAEHGMDEIVALDEGMAEKAAEFREQGSEVYHRA, from the coding sequence ATGAATGCCCAGCCCTCCGAACTCGCGCGCGCCGCGCAGGAACTCTCCGAGGCGGTCACCCGCCCCATCCCCGGTTCGCACAAGATCTACGTGCAGGGCAGCCGCGCGGACCTGAAGGTGCCGATGCGCGAGGTGTGCCAGGCGCAGACGCCGACGCTCTTCGGTGGCGAAAGCAATCCGAACATCACCATGTACGACACCTCCGGCCCGTACACCGATCCGGACTATCGCGTGGATCTCGCCGCCGGCCTGCCGGCCTTGCGCGCCACGTGGATCGAAGAGCGTGGCGATGTGGAACGCCTGGATGGCCTGAGTTCGCGTTTCGGCCGCGACCGCGCCAGCGATCCCAAGCTCGACAGCATCCGTTTCAGCCATCACCTGCGCCAACCGCTGCGCGCGAAGGCCGGCGCCAACGTCACGCAGATGCATTACGCGCGCCAGGGCATCATCACGCCGGAAATGGAATACATCGCGATCCGCGAGAACCAGCGCATCGACGCGCTGCGTGAAAGCGCCTTGCGCAACCAGCATCCGGGCGAAGCCTTCGGCGCCGCTTTGCCGCGCCTGATCACCCCGGAATTCGTGCGTGACGAAGTCGCGCGCGGTCGCGCCATCATTCCGGCGAACATCAACCATCCGGAAAGCGAACCGATGATCATCGGTCGCAACTTCCTCACCAAGATCAACGCGAACATCGGCAACAGCGCCGTGTCGTCGGGCATCGCCGAGGAAGTGGAAAAGCTGGTGTGGTCAATCCGCTGGGGTGGCGACACCGTGATGGATCTGTCCACCGGCAAGCACATCCATGAAACGCGCGAGTGGATCATCCGCAATTCGCCGGTGCCGATCGGCACGGTGCCGATCTACCAGGCGCTGGAGAAGGTCGGTGGCGTCGCCGAAGAGCTCACCTGGGAGCTGTTCCGCGACACGCTGATCGAGCAGGCCGAGCAGGGCGTCGACTACTTCACCATCCATGCCGGCGTGCTGCTGCGCTTCGTGCCGCTCACCGCCAAGCGCGTGACGGGCATCGTGTCGCGTGGCGGCTCGATCATGGCCAAGTGGTGCCTGGCGCATCACCGCGAGAACTTCCTCTACACGCACTTCGAGGACATCTGCGAAATCATGAAGGCGTACGACGTTTCCTTCAGCCTCGGCGACGGACTGCGTCCGGGTTGCGTGGCTGATGCGAACGACGCGGCCCAGTTTGGCGAGCTCGATACGCTGGGCGAGCTGACGCAGATCGCGTGGAAGCACGACGTGCAGACCATGATCGAAGGCCCCGGCCACGTGCCGATGCAGCTGATCAAGGAAAACATGGAGCGCCAGCTGGAGAAGTGCCACGAAGCGCCGTTCTACACGCTGGGGCCGCTGACCACCGACATCGCGCCGGGCTACGACCACATCACCAGCGCCATCGGCGCAGCGATGATCGGCTGGTTCGGTACCGCCATGCTTTGCTACGTGACGCCGAAGGAACACCTGGGTCTGCCCAACAAGCAGGACGTCCGCGACGGCATCATCGCCTACAAGATCGCCGCGCATGCGGCCGACCTGGCGAAGGGGCATCCGGGCGCGCAGGTGCGCGATAACGCGCTCAGCAAGGCGCGTTTCGAGTTCCGCTGGGATGACCAGTTCAACCTCGGCCTCGATCCGGAAAAGGCGCGCGAATTCCATGATGAGACCCTGCCGAAGGACGCGCACAAGTCGGCCCACTTCTGCTCCATGTGTGGGCCGAAGTTCTGCTCGATGAAGATCACCCAGGACGTGCGCGACTACGCGGCCGAGCACGGCATGGATGAGATCGTGGCGCTGGACGAGGGCATGGCCGAAAAGGCCGCCGAGTTCCGCGAACAGGGCTCCGAGGTGTATCACCGCGCCTGA
- a CDS encoding LysR family transcriptional regulator — MKTSLDELQTFITVVDAGSITAAAERLGQTVSGISRALRRLEDKLDTTLLRRTTRRIELTEEGRFFLERARQILAAVDDAEDEMSARRQKPAGRLRVNAASPFMLHVIVPLVGGFRARFPEIELELNSSDQIIDLLEQRTDVAIRMGSLRDSTLHARPLGLSRLRVLASPAYLKARGTPRHVRELGKHSLLGFSQTETLNDWPLRHSQGDSLRIKPSLLASSGETIRHLAIAGEGIACLADFMTAQDQSSGALVPVLTRDTVDVRQPIHAVYYRNTQLASRIRCFVDYVAEVMDEAGAPR, encoded by the coding sequence ATGAAGACCAGCCTGGATGAGCTGCAGACCTTCATCACCGTCGTGGATGCCGGCTCCATTACGGCGGCGGCCGAACGGCTGGGTCAGACGGTGTCCGGCATCAGTCGCGCCTTGCGACGGCTCGAGGACAAGCTCGACACCACGCTCCTGCGTCGGACAACGCGCCGCATCGAACTGACCGAAGAGGGGCGCTTCTTCCTGGAGCGCGCGCGCCAGATCCTGGCCGCCGTCGACGACGCCGAAGACGAAATGAGCGCGCGACGCCAGAAGCCCGCCGGACGCCTGCGCGTCAACGCGGCGTCGCCCTTCATGCTGCATGTGATCGTGCCGCTGGTCGGCGGGTTTCGTGCGCGCTTTCCCGAGATCGAACTGGAGCTCAACAGCAGCGACCAGATCATCGACCTGCTTGAGCAGCGCACCGACGTGGCGATTCGCATGGGCAGCCTGCGCGACTCGACGCTCCATGCCCGCCCGCTGGGACTGAGCCGGCTGCGGGTGCTGGCCAGCCCTGCGTACCTCAAGGCGCGAGGCACGCCACGCCATGTGCGCGAACTGGGCAAGCACAGCCTGCTGGGCTTCAGCCAGACCGAAACGCTCAACGACTGGCCCTTGCGCCATAGCCAGGGCGACAGCCTGCGCATCAAACCGAGCCTGCTGGCCTCCAGCGGCGAAACCATCCGCCACCTGGCCATCGCCGGCGAAGGCATCGCCTGCCTGGCGGATTTCATGACGGCACAGGATCAGTCGTCGGGCGCGCTGGTTCCCGTGCTGACGCGCGACACGGTCGACGTGCGCCAGCCGATCCACGCGGTGTACTACCGCAATACGCAGCTGGCGTCGCGCATCCGCTGTTTCGTGGACTACGTGGCCGAAGTGATGGACGAGGCCGGCGCTCCGCGCTAA
- a CDS encoding SDR family oxidoreductase: MKAFEQQHVLIVGGSSGIGEAAAQAFLAEGAKVAIASRSKDKLDAAAARLQGSVDVAVLDTADVDAVQSFFSGREAFDHVVISAAQTPSGPLRELPLDKARAAMDSKFWGAYHVARAARIAPHGSLTFVSGYLSVRPSPSAVLQGAINAALESLARGLALELSPVRVNTVSPGLIATPLWSGMSDAARDAMFANAAAQLPARRMGQPEDVAHAILYLAATPFATGSTVLVDGGGAIA; this comes from the coding sequence ATGAAGGCCTTCGAACAACAACATGTGCTGATCGTCGGCGGCAGCTCCGGCATCGGCGAAGCGGCCGCACAGGCCTTTCTTGCGGAAGGCGCCAAGGTCGCGATCGCTTCGCGGTCGAAAGACAAGCTCGATGCGGCCGCAGCGCGACTTCAAGGTTCGGTCGATGTGGCCGTACTCGATACGGCCGACGTCGACGCCGTGCAGTCGTTCTTCAGCGGTCGCGAGGCGTTCGATCATGTCGTCATCTCCGCGGCGCAGACACCCAGCGGTCCGCTGCGCGAACTGCCGCTGGACAAGGCGCGCGCCGCCATGGACAGCAAGTTCTGGGGCGCTTACCACGTGGCGCGCGCGGCACGCATCGCACCGCATGGGTCGCTGACGTTCGTATCCGGTTACCTCAGCGTGCGGCCGAGCCCCTCCGCCGTACTGCAGGGCGCGATCAACGCCGCGCTCGAATCGTTGGCGCGCGGCCTGGCGCTCGAACTGTCGCCCGTACGCGTCAACACCGTGTCGCCGGGCCTGATCGCCACGCCGCTGTGGTCGGGCATGAGCGATGCCGCGCGCGACGCCATGTTTGCCAACGCCGCTGCCCAGCTGCCGGCCAGGCGCATGGGGCAGCCCGAAGACGTGGCCCACGCCATCCTCTACCTCGCCGCGACGCCCTTTGCGACAGGATCGACGGTCCTGGTCGATGGTGGCGGCGCCATCGCCTGA
- a CDS encoding TetR/AcrR family transcriptional regulator: MNSIPQSKPQGPGRPKDMEKRAAILEAAKALFVRNAFAGTSMDAVAAEAGVSKLTVYSHFGDKDNLFREVIRARIQDLLPEDIYEFDPSQDVREILLRIALTHAHIDCDPQNVGTFRAILSDCRQGNPRYGKLLWEEGPTRTHKLLERLLQQAVDHGKLEIEDVQQASVQFFALIKGDLVLRRMFGCDGCQEAFATEMESNARAGVTTFLRAYLPR; this comes from the coding sequence ATGAACTCGATCCCGCAATCCAAGCCCCAGGGTCCCGGTCGCCCGAAGGACATGGAGAAACGTGCGGCGATCCTTGAGGCCGCCAAGGCCCTGTTCGTGCGCAATGCCTTCGCCGGTACCAGCATGGACGCCGTGGCCGCCGAGGCCGGGGTTTCCAAGCTGACCGTCTACAGCCACTTCGGCGACAAGGACAACCTGTTCCGCGAGGTGATCCGCGCGCGCATCCAGGACCTCCTGCCCGAGGACATCTATGAGTTCGACCCGAGCCAGGACGTCCGCGAGATCCTCCTGCGGATCGCGCTGACGCACGCCCATATCGACTGCGACCCGCAGAACGTCGGCACCTTCCGCGCCATCCTCAGCGACTGCCGCCAGGGCAACCCCCGCTACGGCAAGCTGCTGTGGGAAGAAGGCCCCACCCGCACGCACAAGCTGTTGGAACGCCTGCTGCAGCAGGCGGTTGACCACGGCAAGCTGGAAATCGAAGACGTCCAGCAAGCCAGCGTGCAGTTTTTCGCCCTCATCAAGGGCGACCTGGTCCTGCGTCGCATGTTCGGCTGCGACGGTTGTCAGGAAGCGTTCGCCACGGAGATGGAGTCCAACGCCCGCGCGGGTGTCACGACGTTCCTCCGCGCCTACCTGCCGCGGTGA